In one Aphelocoma coerulescens isolate FSJ_1873_10779 chromosome 20, UR_Acoe_1.0, whole genome shotgun sequence genomic region, the following are encoded:
- the NPEPL1 gene encoding probable aminopeptidase NPEPL1 — MANVQLEFQASAGEADPQSRPVLVLGQLHNLHRLPWAQLRGKLQPRVTEEIWQSALGTLNPNPTDSCPLYLNYATVAALPSRVSRHNSPSAAQFITRLVRNCLPGGVNRCIVMVCERSEVFASACALARAFPLFTHRSSASRRTEKKTVTVEFFLVGQNNGPMEVATLKCLASATEGVRLAARIVDTPCNEMNTDNFLEEIKKVGKDLRITPTIIRDEELKERGFGGIYGVGKAALHPPALAVLSHTPDGATQTIAWVGKGIVYDTGGLSIKGKTTMPGMKRDCGGAAAILGAFKATVKQGFKDNLHAVFCLAENAVGPRATRPDDIHVLYSGKTVEINNTDAEGRLILADGVAYACKDLGADIILDMATLTGAQGIATGKYHAAVLTNNEEWEKACVKAGRNCGDLVHPLVYCPELHFSEFTSAVADMKNSVADRDNTPSSCAGLFIASHIGFDWPGVWVHIDIAAPVHAGERATGYGVALLLSLFGGASEDPLLNLVSPLGCNGDSPPEEMERDSKRRRLV; from the exons ATGGCGAACGTGCAGCTGGAGTTCCAGGCCAGCGCGGGCGAGGCGGACCCGCAGAGCCGCCCGGTGCTCgtgctggggcagctgcacAACCTGCACCGCCTGCCCTGGGCGCAGCTGCGGGGGAAGCTGCAGCCGCGGGTCACCGAGGAG ATCTGGCAGTCTGCTCTGGGCACTCTGAATCCCAACCCCACGGACAGCTGTCCCCTGTACCTGAACTATGCCACTGTGGCCGCGCTGCCATCCAGGGTCAGCCGGCACAACAGCCCATCCGCAGCTCAGTTCATCACCCGCCTGGTCAGGAACTGCCTGCCAGGAGGGGTCAACAGATGCATTGTT ATGGTGTGTGAGCGCTCCGAAGTCTTTGCCTCCGCCTGTGCCCTGGCCAGGGCCTTCCCCCTGTTCACACATCGGTCCAGCGCCTCCAGACgcacagagaagaaaactgTGACAGTGGAGTTCTTCCTGGTTGGCCAAAACAACGGACCAATGGAAGTGGCAACACTTAAA TGTCTGGCCAGTGCCACCGAAGGGGTCCGGCTGGCTGCACGCATCGTGGACACCCCGTGCAATGAGATGAACACTGATAACTTCCTGGAG GAAATCAAAAAAGTTGGCAAGGATCTTCGGATTACTCCTACCATTATCCGAGATGAGGAGCTGAAAGAGAGAGGCTTTGGAG GGATCTATGGAGTTGGAAAGGCAGCTCTACatcctccagccctggcagttCTCAGTCACACTCCAGATGGTGCCACACAGACCATTGCCTGGGTGGGCAAAGGTATTGTGTATGACACTGGAGGACTcagcatcaagggaaag ACTACTATGCCTGGAATGAAACGAGACTGTGGTGGAGCAGCTGCTATTTTGGGTGCCTTCAAAGCCACTGTAAAGCAA GGGTTTAAGGACAATCTTCACGCTGTTTTTTGTCTGGCCGAGAACGCAGTGGGACCACGTGCAACGAGACCTGATGACATTCATGTTCTTTACTCTGGAAA AACTGTGGAAATCAATAACACTGATGCAGAAGGTCGCCTGATCCTGGCTGATGGAGTCGCTTATGCCTGCAAAGACCTTGGAGCTGATATCATTCTGGATATGGCCACTCTTACTGGAGCTCAG GGAATTGCTACAGGAAAATACCATGCTGCTGTCCTTACCAATAATGAGGAGTGGGAAAAGGCTTGTGTTAAAGCTGGCAGGAACTGTGGAGACTTGGTCCATCCTCTGGTGTACTGCCCTGAGCTCCACTTCAGTGAATTTACCTCTGCTGTAGCTGATATGAAGAACTCTGTAGCA GACCGGGACAATACCCCCAGCTCCTGTGCTGGGCTCTTCATTGCCTCTCACATCGGCTTCGACTGGCCTGGGGTGTGGGTGCACATAGACATCGCTGCTCCCGTGCACGCC GGTGAACGAGCTACTGGCTATGGCGTGGCTTTGTTGCTGTCCCTGTTTGGAGGGGCCTCTGAAGACCCTTTGCTGAACCTCGTGTCTCCTCTTGGGTGCAATGGAGACTCTCCCCCtgaggagatggagagggactccAAGAGACGGCGCCTGGTttga